CGATAGTGGGGTGGGCATTGCGCTTGATAAACAAAAACTGATCTTTGACAAATTCAGCACGGCAGAAAACGTGTCTCAGCACAGCACCGGTAAAACCAAGTTTATGGGCGGCGGGGCCGGTTTGGGATTGACCATTGCCAAGGGCATTATCGAATCCCATCAAGGCCGTATCTGGGTAGAAAGTGAAGGTTACGACTCGGAAAAACTGCCCGGCAGCAAATTTTATATTCTGCTGCCGGCGCTATAAACCAGGCAATTTCCACCAAAAATCCCGACACGGATCGGGATTTTTTGATTCTTGGACGAGCGATGGTTCATTCAGTATCGCCACGCTTATTCAGGTTATTGAGCGGTTCCACCCCGCGGTCAAAAAAATTATTTTTATCTTGATTTCCTGAGATATTTCATTAGGATTATAATACGCTTATTCGGCAAGCACCAAGCATCATAATCCAAAAATTGGCGGTTCTTCAATAATGAAATTATTAAAAACGTGGTGGAACAGATTTCTTTGGTTGATCGTATTTACCGTTTTATTAACTGCCTGTGGACAAACCACCCCGGCCTCACTCCACTCTGGCGCAGTGTATCGAGAGGCTACTGTAGCTTTACCCACCAGCGCTCCTACCCCCAAAAATACTCCCCTCAATACCCGCGTATTGCCCCTTGATAGCCTGACCCCTGCGCCTACCCCTACCATCACGCCTATCCCCGACGAAATAGAGGCAATGGTGACCAACGTGATAGATGGGCGCACCATTACCGTAGTTATGCAAGGAGACCCGCTCAGCCAGGCTTACCCGGTTCGTTATCTTGGGATTGACCCACCCCCTCTTGATACCCCGTGGGGCGACATTGCCTTTGAAACAAACCGGAAAATGACCTACCTGAAAGTGGTCCGGCTGGTGCGAGATACTTCTGATTTTGACGACGAGGGATATTTATTACGCTATGTTTACGTGGATGATGAATTACTGAGCATCATTTTGACCGAGCAAGGCCTGGCTCGGGCCGACCTCAGACCGCCAAACATCCGCTTTGAAGCGGAGATTTTAGAAGCCCAGGCGCGCGCTAAAAATGGAAAACTGGGACTATGGGGAGGAACGCCTACCCCTACCCTATCTCCCAGCCCTGTTCAGGAAGGAACCACCGAGCCAACCGCAGCCAATCCTTCCCCAACAATGGCTGCCACCTCAGAGCCGGCCACGCCCCAAACGCCATCCCCGGAAGCTGAACCTGATGAGGTCTCTGCTACTGATACCCCTTCCCCGCAGGCAGCCACCCCGGTAACTCCTGATAATACCTCAACAGACAATTGATCGCCCCTGATTTCTGCGGAGGTACTTCACTTTTTCTCACGAGGCGTCAATACTTCTAATCGTTTAATTTGATGCTCCATATCTTGGGCCATCAAGCGCATGGCTTCCGAGAGATTATGCAATTCATGGGCTAACCGCCGCATTTCCTGCTGATATTTGCCCATTTGTGTTTTTTGAGCCAACGCAGCCTCTTCTAATGCGCCGGCCCGGCTCTCGGTTTCTACCAAGGCCTCTTTGGTTTGG
The Anaerolineae bacterium genome window above contains:
- a CDS encoding thermonuclease family protein encodes the protein MKLLKTWWNRFLWLIVFTVLLTACGQTTPASLHSGAVYREATVALPTSAPTPKNTPLNTRVLPLDSLTPAPTPTITPIPDEIEAMVTNVIDGRTITVVMQGDPLSQAYPVRYLGIDPPPLDTPWGDIAFETNRKMTYLKVVRLVRDTSDFDDEGYLLRYVYVDDELLSIILTEQGLARADLRPPNIRFEAEILEAQARAKNGKLGLWGGTPTPTLSPSPVQEGTTEPTAANPSPTMAATSEPATPQTPSPEAEPDEVSATDTPSPQAATPVTPDNTSTDN